From a single Mycolicibacterium moriokaense genomic region:
- a CDS encoding phosphotransferase encodes MTILSTIPSTVDELTPEWFTEVLNTRVDAVEILDAHSGTTGRARVGLSASSDVPETVFVKLQPFAEQQRTFLRQIGLGVAEARLYAEVGGDLPVRAPKVFHSDYAESDGSFVMVLEDLTASGCRFPTPSDDDIVDVAASAMDELAALHAAFQGSELAWLRTPAGMKRKPVDSETASRRAQFIVSALEQFADDMPAVFRRLGDLYASRSLDIVALFAEGERTLIHGDTHSGNLFVDGGRTGFYDWAVAGRGPGVRDIGYLLCNSLPIETRRAEEESLLARYRSALAHNGVELDAATAHEQYRLFAVYSWIAAASTAAMGSQWQPIDVSLAAMASTTQAIEDLDSVGLLEERLGD; translated from the coding sequence GTGACCATCCTGTCGACCATCCCGTCCACCGTCGACGAGCTGACGCCCGAATGGTTCACCGAGGTGTTGAACACCCGCGTGGACGCGGTCGAGATCTTGGACGCCCATTCCGGGACGACCGGTCGCGCCCGGGTCGGGTTGAGCGCGTCGTCGGACGTACCGGAGACCGTGTTCGTCAAGCTGCAGCCCTTCGCTGAACAGCAGCGCACATTTTTGCGTCAGATAGGCCTTGGCGTGGCCGAGGCGAGGCTCTACGCCGAAGTGGGTGGCGATCTTCCCGTACGAGCGCCGAAGGTGTTTCATTCCGACTACGCCGAATCCGACGGTTCGTTCGTGATGGTGCTCGAGGATCTCACCGCGTCGGGGTGTCGCTTCCCCACGCCGAGCGATGACGACATCGTCGACGTCGCCGCCTCGGCGATGGATGAGCTGGCGGCGCTGCACGCCGCTTTTCAGGGCAGCGAGCTGGCATGGCTGCGCACTCCCGCCGGAATGAAACGTAAGCCTGTAGATTCCGAAACCGCCTCCCGCCGCGCGCAATTCATCGTCTCGGCACTCGAGCAGTTCGCCGACGACATGCCCGCGGTGTTCCGCCGCCTCGGTGACCTCTATGCTTCGCGGTCACTCGACATCGTCGCACTGTTCGCCGAGGGCGAGCGCACCCTGATCCACGGCGACACTCATAGTGGCAATCTGTTCGTCGACGGGGGTCGCACCGGCTTCTACGACTGGGCGGTCGCCGGCCGGGGCCCGGGAGTGCGCGATATCGGGTATTTGCTGTGTAACTCGCTGCCGATCGAAACGCGCCGCGCCGAGGAGGAATCACTGCTGGCGCGGTATCGATCTGCGTTGGCACACAACGGTGTAGAACTCGACGCGGCAACGGCGCATGAGCAGTACCGGCTCTTCGCCGTGTACTCCTGGATCGCCGCCGCGTCGACTGCGGCTATGGGATCGCAGTGGCAACCGATCGACGTTTCACTTGCCGCCATGGCCAGCACGACTCAGGCGATCGAGGATCTCGACTCCGTTGGCCTGCTCGAGGAACGGCTCGGCGACTGA
- a CDS encoding DUF7064 domain-containing protein, whose amino-acid sequence MGYSAADESFTHQLPRPFDEVHHPDSTWSDRCYFFAASPDGDLLLASGYGNNPNTKSGLGYVKVTFADGRHYDLLAGRPVDGGGRAEVGAGPMRWTCVEPLKKWKLEVEPNNSGIAWELYYEPTAPMWELLPLKVTGKNGRLIADMYHMKEPGKWTGWVEVEGERISVDGFHGGRDRTFGVRVADEIDFWLWLDAGFSDRAIEAWIFETADGTVTYVDGGITRNDGTLSKRFVKIEHDVEFDGDRKRPARAVLVFTDEDGMQYRVIAESPYQHVNAYYGLPMSKCTYEDLGAGAYFIHFRWDSNDRDELVENEDKAMAVDQLMRFDFDGRTGWGIFEILMGGDAYPRYPNWSPMDMSKFKQDRRTVDRGAVKGADKR is encoded by the coding sequence ATGGGCTATTCCGCCGCAGACGAGTCGTTCACCCACCAGTTGCCTCGGCCGTTCGACGAGGTGCATCACCCAGACTCGACCTGGTCGGACCGGTGCTATTTCTTCGCCGCCTCGCCCGATGGGGATCTGCTCCTGGCCTCTGGATACGGCAACAACCCCAACACCAAGTCGGGGCTCGGCTACGTCAAGGTGACGTTCGCGGATGGGCGCCACTACGACCTGCTGGCCGGCCGACCGGTCGACGGTGGCGGGCGCGCCGAGGTCGGCGCAGGCCCGATGCGGTGGACATGCGTCGAGCCGCTGAAGAAATGGAAGCTGGAGGTCGAACCCAACAACTCGGGAATCGCCTGGGAGTTGTACTACGAGCCGACCGCCCCGATGTGGGAGCTGCTGCCGCTCAAGGTAACTGGCAAGAACGGCCGTCTCATCGCGGATATGTACCACATGAAGGAACCGGGAAAGTGGACCGGTTGGGTCGAGGTCGAGGGTGAACGCATCTCGGTGGACGGATTTCACGGCGGTCGGGACCGAACCTTCGGTGTGCGCGTGGCCGACGAGATCGACTTCTGGCTGTGGCTCGACGCGGGATTCTCAGATCGTGCCATCGAAGCCTGGATCTTCGAGACCGCCGACGGGACAGTTACCTATGTCGACGGCGGCATCACCCGCAATGACGGCACCCTGTCGAAGCGATTCGTGAAGATCGAGCACGACGTCGAATTCGACGGTGACCGTAAGCGACCCGCACGGGCGGTGCTGGTATTCACCGACGAGGACGGGATGCAGTATCGCGTCATCGCTGAATCGCCGTACCAGCACGTCAACGCGTACTACGGGCTGCCGATGTCGAAGTGCACCTACGAAGACCTCGGCGCGGGTGCGTACTTCATCCATTTCCGCTGGGACAGCAACGATCGCGACGAACTCGTCGAGAACGAGGACAAGGCGATGGCCGTCGATCAGTTGATGCGCTTCGACTTCGACGGCCGAACCGGGTGGGGCATCTTCGAGATCCTCATGGGGGGAGACGCATACCCCCGTTACCCGAACTGGTCTCCGATGGATATGTCGAAGTTCAAACAAGACCGGAGGACCGTCGACCGAGGTGCAGTAAAGGGAGCCGACAAGCGATGA
- a CDS encoding MarP family serine protease — translation MRWIQLGFALLAVTLGLGALAGRGTYPETVHRATELTEPVSQVVSVEPPDATLARDAVVADAAHSVVKIQSTSYACLTLMSGSGFVVAPQRVMTNAHVVAGADGVTVSVDAQEFEATVVVYDPAADIAVLDVPGLQAPPLDFADDIAWRGTDAVVLGYPGGGPFVAYPARVRGVVQLNGPDIYRTTTVFREVYTIRGKVGRGDSGGPLIDRDGRVLGMSFAAAMHDPEIGFVLTSKHVYPHVVDSGSAEPVATGACVR, via the coding sequence GTGAGGTGGATTCAACTCGGATTCGCATTACTCGCGGTCACGCTGGGGTTGGGCGCCCTGGCCGGCCGCGGCACCTACCCGGAAACGGTCCACCGCGCGACCGAGTTGACCGAGCCGGTCAGCCAGGTGGTCAGCGTTGAACCCCCGGATGCCACGCTGGCCCGCGATGCGGTCGTCGCCGACGCAGCGCACAGCGTGGTCAAGATTCAAAGCACCTCATATGCCTGCCTGACACTCATGTCGGGCAGCGGCTTCGTCGTCGCGCCGCAGCGTGTGATGACAAACGCGCACGTGGTGGCGGGTGCCGACGGCGTCACCGTATCGGTCGACGCTCAGGAGTTCGAGGCGACGGTGGTGGTCTACGATCCCGCCGCGGACATCGCCGTGCTGGACGTCCCCGGCCTGCAGGCGCCGCCACTGGACTTCGCTGACGACATCGCATGGCGGGGCACCGACGCCGTCGTGCTCGGATACCCCGGTGGCGGGCCGTTCGTCGCCTATCCGGCGAGGGTCCGCGGCGTCGTCCAACTCAACGGTCCGGACATCTATCGCACCACGACCGTCTTCCGCGAGGTGTACACGATCAGGGGCAAGGTCGGGCGCGGCGATTCCGGGGGACCGCTGATAGACCGCGACGGCCGTGTGCTCGGCATGAGTTTCGCCGCCGCGATGCACGATCCGGAAATCGGTTTCGTCCTCACGTCCAAGCATGTCTACCCGCACGTCGTCGACTCGGGTTCCGCGGAACCGGTCGCGACGGGTGCGTGCGTGCGCTGA
- a CDS encoding TetR/AcrR family transcriptional regulator — protein MDEPWVETDSSTRQRILAATAEVLGRNGMTKLSLSEVAAQAGVSRPTLYRWFDSKRDLLEAFVVWERQFYERAVSDATAHLPSEEKLDAALRVIVDYQQSYPGLRMIDIEPAQVLRRLSRVIPLMRQRLERLAQGPDAALAVSTAVRVAISHYVVRSDDDGDFLEQLRHAARVKHHAPGGTQ, from the coding sequence ATGGACGAACCGTGGGTCGAGACCGACAGCTCGACGCGTCAGCGGATTCTTGCCGCCACCGCGGAAGTTCTCGGCCGCAACGGGATGACAAAGCTCAGCCTGTCGGAGGTCGCCGCTCAGGCCGGCGTATCACGGCCCACGCTCTATCGATGGTTCGACTCCAAGAGGGATCTACTCGAAGCATTTGTGGTGTGGGAGCGGCAGTTCTACGAACGCGCGGTGTCGGATGCGACCGCACATCTTCCGTCGGAGGAGAAGCTCGACGCGGCGCTTCGGGTGATCGTGGACTATCAGCAGTCCTACCCGGGACTGCGCATGATCGACATCGAGCCCGCGCAGGTCCTGCGGCGGCTGTCCCGGGTCATTCCGCTGATGCGGCAGCGACTGGAGCGTCTCGCGCAGGGACCCGATGCCGCGCTGGCGGTGTCGACGGCTGTGCGCGTGGCGATTTCGCACTACGTGGTGCGCAGTGACGACGACGGCGACTTCCTCGAACAGCTTCGGCACGCGGCCCGCGTCAAGCACCACGCGCCCGGAGGTACGCAGTGA
- a CDS encoding DUF1214 domain-containing protein, with amino-acid sequence MSFPESAAAWRELLSAFAEFDRLFSEGPKAVRGSVAVAEGYQNLATMLALSLDMNFFADPVAPRFIDLLTPFRPDRRWGGDNTDCYYSYAVVDPRRTYRVSGVPNDSAMYSITVYNEPEPGAWPNRTVGLLYDTDMGLDDDGRFACVLGPERPSGYDGPFIELSDDARGILTRDYHEHPQAGRRVEWSIEVIDHGGQPVVPLKTDAAVAKSLRATLRSAQDMYALIPLILVERQPETLPDGQSLTTNTLAPPYRAGGATFGYSMQDACYSLGGFSLEPGEALVITTRHPKCRFWNLTLWNQYMAALDVEYGRSGINSGTAVPNSDGTTTIVISRELLDHPNAISTKDHPEGLMSFRWFHSDELPEHPSTTVVPIAEAPHSVD; translated from the coding sequence ATGTCATTTCCGGAGAGTGCGGCCGCATGGCGTGAATTGCTTTCTGCCTTCGCAGAGTTCGACCGGCTCTTCTCCGAAGGACCCAAGGCGGTGCGCGGATCGGTCGCGGTTGCGGAGGGCTATCAGAACCTGGCAACGATGCTCGCGCTCTCCCTCGACATGAACTTCTTCGCCGACCCGGTCGCGCCGCGCTTCATCGACCTGCTCACGCCGTTTCGTCCGGACCGGCGCTGGGGCGGGGACAACACTGACTGCTACTACAGCTACGCCGTGGTGGACCCGCGACGGACCTACCGGGTCAGCGGTGTGCCGAATGACAGTGCGATGTATTCGATCACGGTGTACAACGAGCCCGAGCCCGGGGCGTGGCCCAACCGCACCGTCGGACTTCTCTACGACACGGACATGGGTCTGGACGACGACGGTCGGTTCGCGTGCGTGCTCGGTCCCGAGCGTCCCAGCGGTTACGACGGACCGTTCATCGAGTTGTCCGACGACGCCCGCGGCATCCTCACCCGCGACTACCACGAACACCCGCAGGCCGGTCGACGCGTCGAGTGGTCCATCGAGGTCATCGATCACGGCGGGCAGCCGGTGGTTCCGCTGAAGACCGATGCGGCGGTGGCGAAGTCACTGCGCGCCACGCTGCGCTCCGCCCAGGACATGTATGCACTGATCCCGTTGATCCTCGTGGAACGTCAGCCAGAGACCCTGCCCGACGGCCAGTCGTTGACCACCAACACGCTGGCGCCGCCGTATCGTGCCGGCGGCGCCACGTTCGGCTACTCGATGCAGGACGCCTGCTACAGCCTGGGTGGCTTCTCGCTCGAACCCGGTGAGGCGTTGGTCATCACCACCCGGCATCCGAAATGCCGATTCTGGAACCTCACGCTGTGGAACCAGTACATGGCCGCGCTGGATGTCGAATACGGCCGCTCCGGCATCAACTCCGGTACGGCGGTGCCCAATTCCGACGGCACGACGACGATCGTGATCAGCCGCGAACTGCTCGACCATCCGAACGCGATCTCGACGAAGGATCACCCCGAGGGGTTGATGTCGTTTCGCTGGTTCCATTCCGACGAACTGCCCGAGCATCCGTCCACGACGGTCGTGCCGATCGCCGAGGCACCGCACTCAGTCGACTGA
- a CDS encoding ferredoxin, with protein sequence MKVVVDLDRCTGHGICESIAEDVFEVGDDGIVVIHDSERPESDRDRMQQAVTQCPVSALRLAD encoded by the coding sequence ATGAAGGTAGTAGTGGACCTCGACCGGTGTACCGGTCACGGCATCTGCGAATCGATCGCCGAAGACGTGTTCGAGGTCGGAGATGACGGCATCGTCGTGATCCACGACAGCGAACGGCCGGAATCGGACCGCGATCGTATGCAGCAGGCCGTAACGCAGTGTCCGGTGTCGGCGTTGCGCCTCGCCGACTGA
- a CDS encoding thioesterase family protein — translation MSDSYYELLDADDPLGEKFAATDLVRSTWSAEIQHGAPPSALLVRALERCEARDDTRLSRVLIDLLGAVPAEGDLWVRSRIERSGKQIELVSAEMLAPGRDGEPRAVARASGWRMKTVDTAAIVHTAAPPLRPLAEARSRDMKKDWDRNYVHSLDWRWLTTPMSDGPGESWIRPEVDLVKGETMTALERLFAVADDANGIGTKLDIRKWTFMNTDLVVHVHRIPEGEWIGIRAETNYGPDGIGTTIGTLFDESGPVGAIQESVLVRPMPGR, via the coding sequence GTGAGCGATTCCTACTACGAGCTGCTCGACGCCGACGACCCGCTCGGTGAGAAGTTCGCCGCAACCGATCTGGTGCGCAGCACCTGGTCGGCCGAGATCCAGCACGGAGCGCCACCGTCGGCGCTGTTGGTACGCGCGCTCGAGAGGTGTGAGGCTCGAGACGACACCCGCCTGAGCCGAGTGCTGATCGACCTGCTGGGCGCCGTCCCCGCCGAGGGCGATCTGTGGGTGCGATCTCGAATCGAGCGCTCCGGCAAGCAGATCGAACTCGTCAGCGCCGAGATGCTGGCACCGGGTCGCGACGGTGAGCCGCGCGCGGTGGCGCGCGCGAGCGGTTGGCGGATGAAGACGGTGGACACCGCTGCGATCGTCCACACGGCGGCACCGCCACTGCGGCCGCTCGCCGAGGCGCGCAGCCGCGACATGAAGAAGGACTGGGACCGCAACTACGTGCACAGCCTCGACTGGCGGTGGTTGACGACGCCGATGAGCGACGGGCCCGGCGAGTCCTGGATCCGCCCGGAGGTCGACCTCGTCAAGGGTGAGACGATGACCGCCCTCGAGCGGCTCTTCGCGGTCGCCGACGACGCCAACGGGATCGGCACCAAACTCGATATCAGGAAGTGGACGTTCATGAACACCGACCTGGTCGTGCATGTGCACCGCATCCCGGAGGGTGAGTGGATCGGCATCCGCGCCGAGACCAACTACGGGCCCGACGGGATCGGTACGACTATCGGCACCCTGTTCGACGAGTCCGGTCCTGTCGGCGCGATTCAGGAGTCGGTGCTGGTCCGTCCGATGCCCGGCCGCTGA
- a CDS encoding sulfotransferase family protein, whose protein sequence is MPTPDVVHITDLARPTFSPEAQAIIDGMSAMAPYCPLTAEALHEQASAQTGLTDFGDQDYRERMSVLLQAFDELPNFTDFGRTYAFSLMLTFLKGRLRVIDHLKRHPEIFDIDIVAPMVIAGLPRTGTTHLHSLLAADPALRSLPYWEAQEPLPAPGEEGTIEPRRQRTGDALNISNTLMPYFQLMHEMTIDHIHEDIGLMVQDFASGFFTTLTHLPRWSDYLRDNDQTPGYQFLRMMLQVLIHQDGYPKRWILKSPQHLEQFVPLLNVFPDATFIITHRDPVDVAVSMATMMTYTMRMSVDKVDVHTVANYWITRIDEMLSACLRDHHLLPPDRTIDVRFDEFMADDLAMVQRVWDTAGYKPSEESRKAVSEYMAGHTRGRLGSVEYRPEDLGLDKDELRRRFAPYVERFVG, encoded by the coding sequence GTGCCCACCCCAGACGTCGTCCACATCACGGACCTGGCCCGTCCCACCTTCTCGCCCGAAGCACAGGCGATCATCGACGGCATGTCCGCGATGGCTCCCTACTGCCCGCTGACCGCCGAGGCCCTGCACGAGCAGGCGTCGGCCCAGACCGGCCTGACCGACTTCGGCGACCAGGACTACCGCGAACGAATGTCGGTGCTGCTACAGGCGTTCGACGAGCTGCCGAACTTCACCGACTTCGGTCGCACCTACGCCTTCTCGTTGATGTTGACGTTCCTGAAGGGACGGCTGCGGGTCATCGACCATCTCAAGCGGCACCCGGAGATCTTCGACATCGACATCGTCGCCCCGATGGTCATCGCGGGCCTACCCCGCACCGGGACCACCCATCTACACAGCCTGCTGGCCGCCGATCCAGCACTTAGGTCGTTGCCGTACTGGGAGGCGCAGGAGCCGCTGCCCGCCCCGGGCGAGGAGGGCACGATCGAGCCCCGTCGACAGCGCACCGGCGATGCGCTGAACATCTCGAACACGCTCATGCCCTACTTCCAGTTGATGCATGAGATGACCATTGACCACATCCACGAAGACATCGGCTTGATGGTGCAGGACTTCGCGAGCGGCTTCTTCACCACGCTCACCCATCTGCCGCGATGGTCGGACTACCTTCGCGACAACGATCAGACACCGGGCTACCAGTTCCTGCGCATGATGCTGCAGGTGCTCATCCACCAGGACGGGTACCCCAAACGCTGGATCCTGAAGAGTCCGCAGCACCTCGAACAGTTCGTACCGCTGCTCAACGTCTTCCCCGACGCGACGTTCATCATCACCCACCGCGACCCCGTCGACGTCGCGGTCTCGATGGCCACGATGATGACCTACACGATGCGGATGAGCGTCGACAAGGTCGACGTGCACACCGTCGCCAACTACTGGATCACCCGCATCGACGAGATGCTCTCGGCGTGCCTGCGCGACCATCACCTGCTCCCGCCCGATCGCACCATCGACGTGCGATTCGACGAGTTCATGGCCGACGATCTCGCTATGGTGCAACGGGTTTGGGACACCGCTGGTTATAAACCGAGCGAGGAGTCCCGCAAAGCCGTCTCCGAATACATGGCGGGCCACACGCGTGGACGTCTCGGCAGCGTCGAGTACCGCCCCGAGGATCTGGGCCTGGACAAGGATGAACTGCGTCGCCGGTTCGCGCCCTACGTCGAGCGTTTCGTGGGCTGA
- a CDS encoding phosphotransferase family protein: MTYGDDVRDRLTGWLRTQLQDVDDLRLEGLDRVEFGHSAEMMVFTMVANAERRDVVLRLRPPAPALLEPYDLAKQFTVLRALEGSAVRVPPALWLEDAGDVLGRPFFVMERVPGTVYEMEAPQQPEVSAAGVARMCESMAEQLAAIHTVDIAAVNLEYLDDGRGHLDREIEHWSSEMQRVKRGTLPALERLQQELKDNQPAPSAKVTLVHGDAKPGNFAFVGDEISAVFDWELTTVGDPLTDIGYLELLWRMPVGIPSHEAAMTIDDLIAHYAAVSGVTVVNRAWYRALAAFKLAVINLIGSRLFDDGVTDDQRFMLNAYGISMFTKMGLDDLGVTEELDDGPVMPSEQRMKAVQSAH, translated from the coding sequence ATGACCTACGGCGACGACGTGCGCGATCGGCTTACCGGATGGCTGCGCACTCAGCTGCAAGACGTCGACGACTTGCGGCTCGAGGGACTCGATCGCGTGGAGTTCGGTCATTCGGCCGAGATGATGGTGTTCACGATGGTCGCGAATGCGGAACGTCGCGACGTCGTGCTCCGGCTGCGGCCGCCGGCACCGGCATTGCTCGAACCCTATGACCTGGCAAAGCAATTCACCGTGCTGCGCGCGTTGGAAGGTTCGGCTGTCCGGGTACCGCCAGCACTGTGGTTGGAGGATGCGGGAGATGTCCTGGGCCGGCCGTTCTTCGTCATGGAACGGGTGCCGGGCACCGTCTACGAGATGGAAGCGCCACAACAACCTGAGGTCAGCGCCGCCGGCGTCGCGCGGATGTGCGAAAGCATGGCCGAGCAGCTCGCCGCGATCCACACCGTGGACATCGCAGCCGTGAACCTGGAATACCTAGACGACGGCCGCGGGCATCTGGACCGCGAAATCGAGCACTGGTCCTCGGAGATGCAGCGCGTCAAGCGCGGCACCCTGCCAGCGCTCGAACGGCTCCAGCAGGAGCTCAAGGACAACCAACCCGCACCGTCGGCCAAGGTCACACTCGTCCACGGTGACGCCAAGCCGGGCAACTTCGCCTTCGTCGGCGATGAAATCAGCGCGGTGTTCGACTGGGAGCTGACCACGGTCGGCGATCCGCTGACCGACATCGGATACCTGGAGTTGTTGTGGCGCATGCCGGTTGGAATCCCCAGTCACGAGGCGGCGATGACGATCGACGATCTCATCGCGCACTACGCCGCAGTGAGCGGAGTCACCGTCGTGAATCGCGCGTGGTATCGGGCGTTGGCCGCCTTCAAGCTCGCGGTGATCAATCTGATCGGCTCACGGCTGTTCGATGACGGAGTCACCGATGACCAGCGCTTCATGCTGAATGCCTACGGCATATCGATGTTCACGAAGATGGGGCTCGATGATCTCGGGGTCACCGAAGAACTCGACGACGGGCCCGTGATGCCCAGCGAGCAGCGGATGAAGGCCGTGCAGTCCGCGCACTAA
- a CDS encoding cytochrome P450, with product MTAPPVEAREYSQFDLTSHDFWSRPFDERDEVFAQLRAADGLSWHRPFESLFPMEEPGFWALTRRADIAFVSQNPDLFTSAQGIALNPMPAEIQRFASFFLSMDPPQHTVYRRLISSAFTPRNVRQIEEQIHRNAVAIVDDLVGAGDIDFVAACSARLPMLTIMDMLGVPTADQPAVAYAAEKLFGMSDDEYATPEERAEDPIAQITLLSNTGIELAQFRRKNPGDDLMTAIVNAEVDGHRLTDEEIGAFLILLASAGNDTTKQATTHAMLALVANPAQRDWLMEDFDNRIGTAVEEFVRWSSPVLQFARFATQDTQINGQPVQAGDKVGLFYCSANRDEAAFADPGVFDLSRSPNPHLGFGGGGPHFCLGNQLAKTELRNLFRELLTRLTSIEFGEPDLLYSNFVHGVKRLPAFVR from the coding sequence GTGACAGCCCCACCCGTAGAGGCGCGCGAATACAGTCAATTCGACCTAACCTCGCATGACTTCTGGAGTCGGCCGTTCGACGAACGTGACGAGGTGTTCGCCCAGCTCCGGGCAGCTGACGGCCTGTCGTGGCACCGCCCGTTCGAGTCGCTGTTCCCGATGGAAGAACCCGGCTTCTGGGCGTTGACGCGACGCGCCGACATCGCGTTCGTCAGCCAGAATCCCGACCTGTTCACCTCGGCCCAAGGCATCGCGCTGAACCCCATGCCCGCCGAGATCCAGCGGTTCGCGTCGTTCTTCCTCAGCATGGATCCGCCTCAGCACACCGTGTACCGGCGGCTCATCAGCTCGGCGTTCACGCCACGCAATGTTCGGCAGATCGAGGAGCAGATCCACCGCAACGCCGTCGCGATCGTCGACGATCTCGTCGGCGCCGGCGACATCGATTTCGTGGCCGCCTGTTCGGCGCGACTGCCGATGCTGACCATCATGGACATGCTCGGCGTGCCGACCGCCGACCAGCCTGCGGTGGCCTATGCCGCCGAGAAGCTGTTCGGTATGAGCGACGACGAGTACGCCACACCCGAGGAGCGGGCCGAGGACCCGATCGCACAGATCACTTTGCTCTCCAACACCGGGATCGAGCTGGCGCAGTTCCGGCGCAAGAATCCCGGCGACGACCTGATGACGGCCATCGTCAACGCCGAGGTCGATGGACACCGGCTGACCGATGAGGAGATCGGCGCCTTCCTCATTCTGTTGGCGTCGGCCGGAAACGACACCACCAAGCAAGCCACCACGCACGCGATGCTGGCCTTGGTCGCCAACCCCGCCCAGCGTGATTGGCTGATGGAGGATTTCGATAACCGGATCGGGACCGCCGTCGAGGAATTCGTGCGGTGGTCGTCACCGGTGCTGCAGTTCGCCCGCTTCGCCACCCAGGACACCCAGATCAACGGTCAGCCCGTGCAGGCGGGCGACAAGGTGGGGCTGTTCTACTGCTCGGCCAACCGGGATGAGGCGGCCTTCGCCGATCCGGGTGTGTTCGATCTGTCGCGGTCACCCAATCCGCATCTCGGCTTCGGCGGCGGCGGTCCACACTTCTGCCTGGGTAACCAACTGGCCAAGACAGAGTTGCGAAACCTGTTCCGGGAACTGCTGACTCGCTTGACCAGCATCGAGTTCGGCGAACCCGACCTGCTGTACAGCAACTTCGTCCACGGCGTCAAACGCCTGCCTGCCTTCGTTCGTTAG
- a CDS encoding TetR/AcrR family transcriptional regulator has protein sequence MGRKGWAGAPPADDREARKRILDATIASIERRGPQRTTVSDIAADLGVTRPTVYRHFASTEELLAAAAEVALDGWTARIGELTAGFDDATELLVEAVAYLIERLPEAPLLALLLETDRMRLVSRQMVMPAAVHRSRIMLEHTHIDWAALGFKGARLNDLVEFLLRMIQSMVIAPSDPPRRGARLRKYLRQWIGPIVGQSVD, from the coding sequence ATGGGCCGTAAGGGCTGGGCAGGCGCGCCACCCGCCGACGACCGGGAAGCACGCAAGAGAATTCTCGATGCGACGATCGCCAGCATCGAGCGCCGCGGACCACAACGCACCACAGTGTCGGATATCGCCGCCGATCTCGGGGTCACCCGCCCCACCGTCTATCGCCACTTCGCCTCGACCGAGGAGCTGCTGGCCGCGGCCGCGGAGGTGGCCCTCGATGGCTGGACGGCACGCATCGGCGAGCTCACCGCGGGGTTCGACGATGCGACCGAACTTCTCGTCGAAGCCGTCGCCTACCTGATCGAGCGCCTTCCCGAGGCGCCACTGCTGGCCCTGCTGCTGGAGACGGACCGGATGCGGCTGGTCAGTCGGCAAATGGTGATGCCGGCAGCAGTGCACCGGTCACGGATCATGCTCGAGCACACCCATATCGACTGGGCGGCATTGGGTTTCAAGGGTGCCCGGCTGAACGACCTGGTGGAGTTCCTACTGCGGATGATCCAGTCCATGGTGATCGCGCCCTCCGATCCCCCGCGTCGCGGTGCACGGCTACGCAAGTATCTGCGACAGTGGATCGGCCCGATCGTCGGGCAATCAGTCGACTGA